The Motacilla alba alba isolate MOTALB_02 chromosome 23, Motacilla_alba_V1.0_pri, whole genome shotgun sequence genomic interval GGTGGGGAGCTGAAACAGCCCATGTTTTGCAGTGCTTGAAATGCTGAGCTGGGTGTTTGGGTGACTCCATAAATCCGTCAAGGGGCACATCCCTGCCCCCCCCTCGCTGCCATCCCTCTGCCAGTGTGGGCGCAGGGACGCGGTGCCAGCGTGGTTCTGCAGATCTCAGCACTTGGGAGCTTCAGGGGTATGCCCAGGGTGTGTCACCCTAGTGCCACCCTGCTCCGACACAGCAGGGTGACAGCTGAGAGGCCTCAGTGCCAGATGTGAACTGAACTGAAACACCCAATGGCTTAGGGAGGCCCAACCTTGGCTCCTccataaaggaaaaaacccaaacagtgGAGCTGGGGGACGCCAAATGAGCAGGAAAACCTCAAACCTAAAACCCTCTTTAGGAGAGTCTCAAATGGAGCATGGCAGGATTCTGCCTGCCAACAGCTGTCCCCCTCCAGGGCCACATCCCCAGGGACGAGACTCCCCCGCAAGAACAGGGGCAGAGGAGTCATGGGGtcctgggagctggcagccagggctggacatAAATCAGAGAGATTCTCCTCAATTCCCAGCAAACAGGCGGGTTTTGGCCAGGGCAGGAACAAGCCCAAGCTGGGGAGGCCAAGCCACCCCTGACCTGTACATGCAATCCCCGCCACATCCCTGCCTGGGCTCGAGTTAGTGGTGAGTTTCTTTAAAATCCCCTCATCCCAAAATTTAGGAGGTCTTCTGGGACCCCACAAGGAAATATAGGGAATTTCCTGTGTGAGGATGCAAACTCTGGGAAATATTCAGCTTTTATTGTGACACACCCCCTGGTTTGCTGACTCTGGTCCTGCCTCCGCATTCCAGGAGATATCCCAGTATCCAGACCCCTGTTTTTGCAGCACCAGTATCAAAAGAAGCAGCTGAATGCTCCCGTTTTTCTGCCTGACTGCTGCTTATCCCAAGCCTGGATGGTTCAAGACACTCAGAGCTGTGCAATGTTTGCTCTGAGCACGACAAAAGGGCACAACACCACCCAGCAACTGGATCTTCAGGCGTCTCTcagtgggcagcagctccagctgtgctttggTGTGCAGAGGTGGGACAGGGAGGTTTTTCTGGGGCTCATCTCTGTCCCCATTATTGCCTGCAGAGGGGAACTCCTTGGGGTTTCACTCTCCAGCCTGAAGCAGGAGTGGCCAAGcttgctggaaaacaaacagcccAGCCCATGCTCTTTAATTCGGGGCAATGGCTCGCACACAAAGAACAACTTGTGTCCTCTGACGTTATGCACTTCATAAAGACAACTTTCAGGTGGATaatccagcagcaggagtgcaTGGAAGgaaggcagtgccagcacaaCTGCCCCtgagaagtggaaaaaattcTATGTGTATTTCATCTGTGTCTTTGACCCCAAAAGTCCCCAAACtcaaagagctgctgtgggctcAGAGGGCTCAGTGCCTGTGGCTGGGATCCCTCCAGGGCTTCTCCACCATCCTCAGCCCCACCAGTGGCTGGTTCagtccctgccctcccttccagcagtgctgcagccctgcctgctcttgGCTTCCCttcagccctgcctgtccccagcagcccctcagcctcCCATCCAGCTGTGGGAAAGAGCTCAGTTTTACCCACAAAGTGTCTCAGCTAGATTACTGCAATGATCTGTCACTGAGAATGGCCTCAGTCACATAAAGGACACAGCGATGGTGTTCCCTCTCCCCCTGTGCCACTTCTTTTGGGACAGAGCCAGGGAGCGCTGGCACTGTCACTGctcatggaaaaaataattatcacaCCCTCTGAGTAAAGCAAAACCAGTAACAGATCGAGCTGCATGTTCAATGTTAATGTTACTTGTGAGTGCATTTGCCATGAAATTATTGTTAATTATTCATGCCAGCTAATGCTCAGCTGCCTCCGCTGGCCTCGGAAGTGGCAGCACCGCCCGTGTCACGGCCGAAGGCGATGTATTACAGCAACAAACGAGATCAGATTCTGCCATTTAATGTGTTTAATCAATGCTTGGgctgttttcctctcctgtgtttGGCTGTTTTGCTCAGGTGTTTTGCCCTGGCCAGGCAGGATGATCCAGCAGCCCACAGcgggctctgcctgcctggccGGATCCTCACGCCTGAGCTTCGTCGTGCTGCGGCACCGGGGACCTGCTCTTGTCCCCACTCAACTAATGAGTGTTATTAATGACAATTGCATCAGTCTGAGGTGGCCCTGACACCCACTGAGTGGCTGATGTAGGGTGAGATAGGGAGAGGGGTTTCCTGGGGGATCGGGGTGTCTGTCCTGGCTGGTACAGGCTCAGAgtcagggcactgctgccatggagctgctgctccctgccactgccagggacagcacGTGTTCTACAGCCCCTGCTTTACCCCAGATTCAGCAGGATGGTGTAAAGTGCCTTTCCCAGgacaggagaggcagagacCCCTCGGGCACAGCCCAACTTCAGGATGCTGCCACCCTCAGTGCTCCTGCACTGGagcacagaggaggaagagcagccagGAAGTTGCAGGCcaggtgagcagctcctgctttctcctgGGCAGCTCTAGGAACCAGCCTCATCCTCGGACAgtgtgctgggacaggaggcCGTGAGCGGGACGGTGGCTGTGGGGGGTTTGTAGTCAGCCCCATGGAACACCTGCCCGTCCGTGCCCACGGGGTTGGCACAGGAGATGGGGCAGTCGTGGCTGTGCCGCCGGCCGTCCCCTCCTCCGGCCTCCAGGTGCTCGTGGCACCGCTTCCCGATCAGGTAGGTGGCCTCGATGAGGTTCAGCACCACACAGATGCAGGTGGTGACCACCATGAAGAGGGTGAAGATGTTCTTCTCGGTGGGCCGGGAGATGAAGCAGTCCACCACGTTGGGGCAGGGCGGCAGCTCGCACTTCACCACCCGGGGCAGGGTGTAGTTCCTGTAGAAGCGGAAGAAGATGTAGAGGAAAACCACGTCCACGGCGGCCTTGAAGATGAGGCTGAGCAGGTACGTCCACCAGAGCCCGCCCCGCTTCTTGCCGGGGTTGGGGTAGATGCGGTGATAATTGTCCCCTTGGATCTCACGGAGCCTCTCCTCCTTGGCCTCCCGGTAGGCCACGTGCATGAGGACCAGGAGGGACGGGCACGTCACCAGGATGAGCTGCAGGGCCCAGAGGCGGATGTGGGAGACGGGGAAGAAGTGGTCAAAGCAGACATTGGTGCAGCCCGGCTGCCGCGTGTTGCAGTCGAAGTCCTTGTGGTCGTCGCTCCAGACCTTCTCGGCCGCCACCAGGTAGACCAGCAGGCGGAAGATGAAGACGACGGAGAGCCAGATGCGGCCGAAGGCCGTGGAGTACACATTGACAGCACGGAGCAGCCCCTCAAACGACCCCCAGTTCATGGCTCCCCGATCCTGTTAGCCAGCCTGGGAAGAGAGAAGACACCGTgacactgaagcagcagcacaaaaacccccaccacAGCACGGTGTGGTTCAAGGAGAGAGCACCAGAATGGGATTTCAGATATCTGCTTCAGGTCTCCAGCcaaccctttccatgcagagtTGCCTCTCCACGTCCCtcagttttctcttctgcagattGGTATCAATGTTGCTTGAGGAAGATCTTGCTCTGCAAAGACCAGAAGGAGTAAAAAATGCTCCTGGCATCTAACTTTAGGCACAGTTATTAACTTGCTTCCCCTGAGCTTCCTGACAAGAGTTGCGAGCAGCCGAAGGTCCCCAATAGATCCCCCGCGTGCCTCAAAGCACTGAGCCGTGCTCCTGGGGCCATCGCTGacctgtgctggcacccagggACACCACTGACAGCACCGACCTGCTCCGGGTGACGCGTCTCCTCCAAGCACCGTCCCCCACTCTGGGGACCTGACAACACTCGGGGTTTCTGCCACAGCCACGGCATCCTCCAGCCACCTCCGGTGCGCGGCTCAGCCCCCATCCCGCGCCAGCTCCCTCCTCGTTGCCCAGGTATTTGTTATTAATTCCCCTTACGTTGCCAGGCCTGGCCTAAGCAGACAACAAATAGGAGCAGCCGGGGCGTGACTCACCCGGCTGCGCTGTCCTCTCCCACCGCTGGAATCTGCCGTCGCCTCCGTGCTCCCCTGGGCACCGCGGGACGAGCCCGGTGCCACCGCTCCGTGTCCCCACGCACCGGGGAGCCCGcggcagggcagaggcagaggcagaggcagcggccgggctggggggctgcacagcccctgcaaTGCCGAGGGGCTGTCGCGGGGCCGGGCATCCAAAACAACCAATTGTCACCAAGCCCAGGCACCTGCGTGGCCGATTTGAGCCCGGCTCGCATCGTGCCGGATAAACGCACCCCGTGcgccctggagctgcagcaaagaCTCCCGGGGCTGCGTCTGGCGCTGGCTCtccttaaatattttagtgGAATAACAAGATTCCCCCCCGCCGAGGGGTGAACAcatcccctgctctgcacagctgagcCAGCGCGCCCACCCGCAGGACCGGAGCGGCCACGGACGCTCCCGGTTCTCGTCCCTCCCGTGGGAGCCGGTGGCTCCCTGGAGGAACACGCgcaccccaaattcctccttccctgtgcaCGCTGCCGGCAGCAGCGCAGGCCGTGCCCGTcgccctgctgccaggctgggcagacGCCCTTCCCCAGCGCCCTCCCCACCTCCTCGGGGCCGGGGGTCGCGGCAGAGGGGGTCCCCAGGCCGCTCACCTGCGGGTGTCCCTCGGCGGCGCTGCTGCAGGTCGGTGCCTGCCCGGGGCAGGAGCGCATCGCCCGGCACGAAAGACAGCCCATGAGTCACCCCCGCGCTCCTGGGAGCGAGGAGGAGATTCCCGGGGGAAGGGATGAGGCTCCAGGTGGATCCCCACGTGTCCCACGGAATGGCAGGTTTCCCGAGGCGAAGGGCGGCCCCGCAGCGCTGCCGTGCCGGGAAGGGCTGAGCCGGCTGCTGCGCCGTGGGGAGGGgtgggagctcagggctgtCTGTCCTCAGCTTCTGCAGGGATGTTCAGCACAACCTGGGGTCCCTCCGTGCCTTCCCTGCACTCATCTCCCCTCGCTCCAAAGTGGCCGAAGCCCCGGGAGGCCCCACCTATAGCACTGGGAGCTTCTCAGCCGAACACCGCCCTTTATAATCCTTTTTTATTGAAACTTTGCACCATGGCAATAATTTAGCAGAGCCTTTATCCCTTGCCACCCTCTATGAAGTGGGTGGCAGTTGATAACTTCACTGGCAATTAATTAACTGCTTACCTGTGCTCCCCTCACCTGCAAGCTGCTGCAAGTCTCTTCCCCATCACCCCTCCCTGAGAGCAGAATCTGGAGCCCACCCAAGATGAGCGCCCAGCTCAGAGAACCCCCTCTTGGAGGTCTGACCCCCATCTCAcagctgtggggtgcagggatgggggTCAGAGGGGAGGGGAGTCCAGGGAGGTGTGGGGTGCAGGAGTTCAGGTACGGCTAGAGTCATTCGAGGAGCAAACACACATTTCATTTGCAATTCTGCTggggtttgaaaaaaaatgtagagaaaCAAATCTAAACAGCTGTAAAGTAAATTACCAGTGTTTGCGGATGGCTCCAGGGAAGAGTTCTGCAGTTTGAAATCAAACAagcccatttttattttttttttaatgtgcctGTGtagtggctgtgctgggaagggggttcccaggggctgtgtcccccaCGGGCAGGCAGGAGGACCCAGAGCAGCACCCATCCACCAGCACCCAGTGGTGGGTGGGGGGACGTTCTACCCCTGGTACCCCTAATTTTGTGGGTGTCAGAAGTGGCTCTTTGTGTCTTTCTGGGTTAAAATCCCCTCTTTTGGGGAGCTGCCACGTGTGATGGGCAGTTTCTGCTCTGGGTAgagcccctccatccctccacaGGTGAGTCCCCAGCGCAGGGGACACAAAGGTGTATTAATGGCAGCACTTTATCTTCCAGGAACAAGCCCCATTAGTACATTTTCACTACAACATGAAATATTAATAACACTTTGCATTTATATAGCGTCATTCATCCCGCAGTCACCAGCCAAGCCGCTGACATGAATCAAACACTGCAGCCAACTCTGGAGGAGACAGGTAAACGGGATTAAacccattttcctgctgcacacactGAGGCACAGGGTTTTCTGCAGGTCACCGGTGCCACTGAGGatgttttggaggaaaaatcCCGGCCACATGAGGCCAGGAACTGCTCCGACCTGGCCttgctcctcctccagctgctgcaacTGGTATTTGCTGTTCCTGATGCTGTGCTGacagtgcagggaggggagTTAGGAAACCTGTCAGCCCACGGAGAGGCAGGCCCTGACACAACCCGAGGGCTCCGGCAGCATGAAAGAGCAAGCAGAAAACCGGTGGGGAACGAAAGGGCTCTTTTCATCTTATTAAAGAGCCTTGTATTTAAACCCTCCTCCGGCTCCGTAGCACGGGCTGATTGCGAAGGCTTTTACACACCAGCTGAGCAGGACTCGCTCCTGCTGTCGGAGCTGCTGCATGCAGGTGCTGGTTAGCAGGGCGGAATCCCGTGATTGATGATGGAGAAGGACAGATAAACAAGTCCTGGGCAAAGTTCCGGAGCGGTGCCAGCGGCAGGGAAGGGGCGTGGGCACAGCCCCTCCgcccactgtccccagcaccatTGTTATTCCATGAGGAAGGCACCTTGtttgcagaaaattaaaaatccccaaacagaTTAGTGAAAATTAAACACCCAGAGCCGGCTGGATGTTGGCTCAGCCATCGGGAGAGTCGTGAGAGCatcgctgctgctgcttccaacCCGGCTGCTCCGTGCCTGGCTCAGCCGCGGGACCCCCTTACCTCAGCCCCGTGGCTCCCCactgcactgccagctgcatTCCCCACCCATGGGGTTGTTTGGAAGTTTTTCCACGGAAAAAATCTGTGTTGAGGGAGTGTCTGGATGGGAGCAGGCAAAccctccctggcccagcctggtcGTGGCCGTCTAACGCGGCCAGCACCCATTAATCTTACATTTATATGTGAGGCTGCAGGGAGTAACCTCATTTCTAGGGAGACCTTAATTAATCACCGACTCAAAGTGCCTCGATGAGGTGGTTTTGCAGCCGAGGAGATAAATTGACACGGTCAGCAGTggctgaggatgaggatgaggtTAGCAGGGACCTAAATCATGGCAGGTGATGGTGGTGAGTAGAGCAGGGGACACGcgagcaggggacagggcacatCTGTCCTGTGAAACCTTCCTCGGCACTGGCAGGCTGATGAATGGGACACGGGAGTTGCTGCTGAGGCTCTTTGCCcctgaaaaggcagaaatgagaGTGTTCTCAGCCTGTGCAGCCCATGGCCCTGCCACGGTGAAAGACGTGGAGGACAAATTCCTAAGCAGGAGGAGATTGTGGGCAGTCacacagccccaaaccccaggCCGGGAGGAGTTGGGGGCTTGATGCCCTCACGGTAGGAGCAGAGTCCAGCCCAGCGCTGTctgttttgggttgtttggcCAAATAATCACCGTGCAATGGACGCCTTCGCCCTTGCCACTGACCTTGGCAGCCTCCAAATGGGCGGCCCGCAGGTCAAAGTCTTTATATCCCATCACCAGCCTCCTGAGTCATGCCTGTCTCCTGGCAAGTTACATTCTTTCCAGATGGCAGCTAAACGGGAAAGAGGTCGCGCTCCCAATACGCCGACAATCGGACATGACAGCACTTTTCTGAGTGATTAAGCCTCAGGTGATGGCGGGGCTGCAAGACAAGTGGCTGAAGGCTGAGAGACTTTAATCACCTCGGACACGGCACTGCATCCTCGCACTCCATCCTGCCACGGTGGGTTTTTAGTGTGAAACAGAAGcgataataaaaataatccagCCCGGCCTGCGCACCCATCCGTTAGTTATCCGTGCTGCTGTTAATAACCAGCCTGGGCAGCCTATTGGCCCTCAAAGATCCTTCTGCAATAAATCAGCGCTGATGCCTTAAAATAACTGTCCAGGCTGCCGGAGCTGACACTAGATGGCATTGGGAGAACGCGTGGCGCGGCACAGCCGCCTTCCCCGGAACAGtctggcaaagcagagcagaaaactCAGGATGACGGAGCAGAAAATGTCTCAGCCGGGGAGAGGCCACCAGCTCACCTCCATCCTCACATGCACCAGTTCAACTGCATCCTCACAGTCCTCACTTCACCTCCATCCTCACATCCACCGGTTCATCTCCATCCTTTCATTCACCAGTTCATCTCCATCCTGAACCCACCAGCTCGTCTCCATCCTGAACCCACCAGCTTGTCTCCATCCTGAACCCACCAGCTCGTCTCCATCCTGAACCTACCAGCTCACCTCCATCCTGAACCTACCAGCTCATCTCCATCCTCCTGTTCACCAGTTCAACTCCATCCTCACACCCACCAGCTCATTTCCATCTTTACATTCCCCAGTTCAACTCCATCCTCACTTCACCTCCATCCTCATGTCCACCAGTTCATCTCCATCCTGAACCCACCAGCTCACCTCCATCCTCCCATTCCCCTGTTCACCTCCAGCATCTCACCTGCACTGAGTGCATGGTGGtggggcagagctcagggtgtTTCACCTCTTCTCTGAGCTAGTAAAATAGGTTGTCCCcaaactgttgttttttttcccaatgagAAGCTGCACTTGTGCCTCCCCAGAGCCCATCTGCCCCcactggcaccagcacagccctttgGGACTCGTTGTGCCCTCACCTGGCAGGGGGAGGTGCACCTGGGCACCTGCAGAAGGGACGGTGATGAGGAGTGGGGCTTTAAAGTGAGTCCCAAACCCCAAATgatgctgctgccccagcatcCCACCAGCTCCCTTCACATGGAagggttttcctgctgcagcctgggctggtgcctgccctgccctgatCTCTCTCTCCCTGGAGATCAGCCCATTggtctgtctgtccatccatccctctgTGTCTCATGCCTGGGcgcatccctgtccccagggctggtgcagACAGGTCCCTCCTGGGAACATCCCAGGATATTCTcagtggagcagcacagctcactcACCCTCCCAGACCTGCAACTCGGCTTGGAGCCAGAAACTGTTTGCAGGCGCCAGCATCAGTCTGGCCTTCCCCTCATCACTCCAGGTTCCTTCTACCTGTCAGAGCCAGTCTCTCCTTCCCCCAAATCACCTCCTGCACCCCACTGAGCCGAGCTGACTTTGTCTCTTAATGCTGCATTGTGCCGGCAGCCCGAGAGCCACAATAGAGCTCCTGAttgcagctccctccctcccaggcagccccagccccgcgtGTCGGCCCCGCTGGCAGCACATGGCACAcggctctgccacagcccaccctcccctgccctcccagggcCACCCCAAAAGCCTCCATCGTCCAGAAAACTCCACATAGCTGGATTTTATGTCACTGTTCATGCAGGGGATGCTACAGGTTTTGGGGTGAGCATCTCCCCCAGTTTACCCCCGTGTTGTGGGGCTGGGCTTCTCCTGCCCTGTTCTCTCTGCAGGGTAAAACTTAACAGTGCCAAGACTCAAATCATCTCCCAGACACCTCAGCTGGAGAGCTCCCCCTTTTTGGGGATCTCTGCCCAGGCAACCTGACGTTACAGGATTCTTCCAAAGGTGAGAAACTTGCTCGCACTGTAAGGACAATACCACATTAGAAACAACCCATCACCCCTCTCTGCTGGCTTGCACCCCTCCTGGAAACTCTGGGCAGCAGAACTAAACTCTGAAAAGGGCCCAGACTTGGCTTGAAGCAAGAGATTTCACATCATGATGTCTTAAAATGTCAGCACTTTAATTAGCTCCATCTGAAGCTGGAGTGGGTTTGTCACCCCTCTCTGCCTTCAGTTCAGGTTGAGAAATTTGCTCAGGCTGACCTTTTCCCTCCCAGACCCAAAAAAAGTCCCCAATCCCATATTGGCATTTCCTAAAAATAGGACAAAATAGCCCCCCAAAAATACCAGCCAGCTGGAGGGATGATGTTGTGCAGCATCATGCCAATGCAGGGAAAGGGACTTCAGCTGTGAGATGcctgccctgggagagctgaggggaTGTTCCCAGGTTCTTGTGTCaggtttttccctttcatttccttcagaCACTGCTGCTAGGCCTCCTTCCTCCAAAGAGAACCCCTGGTTAGATCAAGGTGTCCCCTGCTCAGTGTTTTCTACAGCATCATTTAAATCTCCATCTCACCCAcccttttcatttcatttcttgaACCTGTACAGCTGCTGGAGCCATAACTTACACTCCAGGATAATTTCTTGCTCTAAAGGATACAGTGAACTTCTTCACAATTTGCTGACCAGCTGGGAATGCTTCTCCAGGTGGGATACACTGGGTAATTATTccatttcagctgctggagatggaggTTCGAGCCCACTTATCCTCTGTGTGCGTGTGATAAATTAATGAAAGCAAAGCCAGAGGAAACACCTGCAAAAACACAGGGAAGCGGGAGGCCACGATGCCccaccacagctgctgggcttggGGATCGCCGTGCTGAGGTGTCACAACACCTCcaagggctctgctctccacacCAGGCTGTCTCCAGCACGACCCCTGAGAGCAGAAGCCACCAAAAGCCAATGACCACTGTCAGAAGGGCGACAGGCGTGTCCACCATTGTGATGGCTGGAGGGATGAGGAGCTGTGGAGGGCTCAGGGATGTTGGGTTTGAGTCTGGCCCACGGAGCACCTCCTGGGGCACGGGCTGGTgctgtccctctgccctcctGGCGTGGCGCAGCAGCAGTTGATCTCCTCTGCAGAGCGAGGCAGAGCTCCAAGCCAGAGAAACGCCTTCCCTCAGAGCCTGATCATTCCTTTAGCACGTCAAGAGCGGCATCAAAAGCACGCTGGCTGCCTCCCCGCTCATTGCCGGCCAGCccggagccccggccccgcggcgctcGGCCTTTGGTGGAGCGTGACGCTCGTCTGCGGCGTGCCACGCAATTAtggctgggaaaggaaggggcAGATCGCCCCGGGAGGGGGAAGAACGAGAGCCTTTCATCCGCACCCCACCAGCCACCGCCTGCCGCTCGCTATTCTTATCCCTCCTGATCAAGGCGAAGCGTTTCTTCCTCCTGCCATTGAAGCCCCGGCGAGGCTCGGGCAGCGCGGGGAACCGGCGGCTCTGCCGAGCCAGGATGGGCCTCCCCGGCCCCACGCTGCAGGGCATGACCCTGCCAGGATGGCTTTTGAGCTGAGAGAGAACCTGTTGGGGACAGGTATTGATGTGGAGATGCAGGTTCAGCTCCGGCACCGCCCGCCCGCCGAGGAAGGTCAGCCTTGGTTCGCGCTTGAAGCGGGAAACGCCGGAGCTCGGGCGGAGGGACGGCTCCTGTGcctgtgggaagaggaggagaggagctctGGGAGGGAAATGTGGTCATTGGGATTTAAAAATTCCCTTGTGCTTTCATGAGAGAGACTCGGGCTCTCGTTTTCTGCTTGGGTGACTTTGCCCCCAGCTCTAGCCCTCGTGAGGAAAAGAAGATCCCAAGAGTTAAGATGGCAAGTGACCCCTCTAAGGTTGTGTCCCACTGCCCTGCAAGTGGAATTTGCCATTAGCACCAGCCATGGTGCCTTGGTGGTGAGGAGAAACCTCCCAAAGAGCCTGTGTCCATGCCATCCCCACGGCCGATGGCCAGGCCAGGTGGTGGATGGTGTAACACAAGTGCAGGCAGTGCCTGAAGGAGGCAACTGGGCCCATCCCTGATAAGTGAAGAGCTGTCCCAGGGTCCAGGAGACCCCACACTGCCCTGGGGATGCTCACAGCTCACATCTGCTACAGGAACATTTCCCTCGTGCAGCACACGGGCGTTGCTGATGCTTCTGGCCTGTCTTTGCCACTCTTTGGTTTTTGCAAACTGCTCCAGGAATTAACCAACCCAAGGTTTCTGGAGATGCTGGAAGAGGAGAACTGGGCAGATCTCCAAAAggcagctccccctgccctcagGAGCAGAGCCAAGCCAGGACTGCAGCCTCCAGACaaccccaggctgggctggagagaCCCCACTGGACCTGACCTGCTCCACCACCATGCCAGGCTCAcagctctcctccagcctgtcTGGAAACAGAGGCTTCTGAGAACCTTCTCTGTGtcaacagagctgcaggaaatcAGCTTCATCACCTTGAAGCACCAGGAGCTCTTCCCAGATGTGAGGGATCCTGCAGAGAAATGAAATCCAGTAAAAATTCACTCTTCAGTTTGTTCTCAGGGAACTCCTCACCACCAACCCCAGGATGAGGACTCGTGCTCATGGATGAAGCCTCGTGTTtcaggagccagggctgccctctCCCAAGCTCCAGGGCCACACGTGCTCTGTCCTCTCAGATTTAAGGATTTTTGGCTTGTGGCACTGGGGGTGCCCCAGAATCCTGGGGAGATGCTGAGGTGGAACGGCCCCATGGAGAGGAAAGCAGCTCGTTCCCACACATCCTTGCACTGGGCTCCTTGCTGCAGCTCCATGCCTGACTGCAATCAATgtaaccttttaaaattaatctacCTTCTCTCCTCTTTTGCACACAAATACAGTTGCTGAAATTCCTCCATTTCCAtgacatttgggaaaaaatttgTATCTCAGCGGAACGCTTTCTTTACACTATAGATGTCATTACTTTAAAGGGGAAATTAAAGTAAAGGtggtgtgtattttttttttttgcctgtgatATTGGAAAATAAAGGTTCTCTCTCCCCCTTCACTGCTCTGAGTTCAAGCAGCTGCCAAGTGGAACGAGCAGAGCAGCCGGGACAGCCAGGgtctgctcccagtgctcccagtcaTCCTGCTCTGAAACCAGGGGAAAATCCCTGCTAGAAGTTCATGGGCAAAGGTCAGGCACcagagagccagggcagcagcccc includes:
- the LOC119710985 gene encoding gap junction beta-5 protein-like, which translates into the protein MNWGSFEGLLRAVNVYSTAFGRIWLSVVFIFRLLVYLVAAEKVWSDDHKDFDCNTRQPGCTNVCFDHFFPVSHIRLWALQLILVTCPSLLVLMHVAYREAKEERLREIQGDNYHRIYPNPGKKRGGLWWTYLLSLIFKAAVDVVFLYIFFRFYRNYTLPRVVKCELPPCPNVVDCFISRPTEKNIFTLFMVVTTCICVVLNLIEATYLIGKRCHEHLEAGGGDGRRHSHDCPISCANPVGTDGQVFHGADYKPPTATVPLTASCPSTLSEDEAGS